Proteins encoded in a region of the Leifsonia poae genome:
- a CDS encoding tyrosine-type recombinase/integrase: MARPPLVLETWGSIRRTTIDGQPIAYAYFRDASGRRRQMQRNGRTEANAEQNLIKALKSKLAEGTDADLLSPTSSVSELADKWLEELRLKKTVAGTFNTYRNSIQSRIKPGIGSLRLNEASVPRVDRFIKSMLATPAIARTARTVMLQMFALAVRQGAIGKNPVTETMPVPAVKNVVKVIAINHIHRMRELFAAYDETHTSELSEISMLIMSTGARTGEGLAPRWEQDVALDRGLLRICGTLSTDPDTGKLFRQDHPKSEAGQRGLMLPATAVQMLTERRINAHFEMVFPSSTGTYRWPANTRRHWREALKGSPYVGKTPRDFRKAIATHLDQTLGIKAAQSQLGHESEEITTTYYLERAEQVSDFAEVIETMFQSNG; encoded by the coding sequence ATGGCTAGACCACCACTGGTACTCGAGACGTGGGGATCGATTCGGCGAACCACGATCGACGGCCAACCGATCGCATACGCGTATTTCCGCGACGCAAGCGGGAGGCGTCGACAGATGCAGCGCAACGGAAGAACCGAAGCGAATGCGGAGCAGAACCTCATCAAGGCGCTCAAATCTAAGCTCGCGGAGGGGACCGACGCTGACCTCCTCTCCCCCACTTCGTCGGTTAGCGAGCTCGCTGATAAGTGGCTTGAAGAACTGCGACTCAAGAAGACCGTCGCAGGGACATTCAACACGTACAGGAACTCGATTCAGTCGAGAATCAAGCCGGGAATCGGAAGCTTGCGGCTGAACGAGGCATCAGTGCCTCGGGTTGATCGATTCATCAAGTCCATGCTCGCTACGCCGGCAATCGCCCGGACCGCGCGGACGGTCATGCTTCAGATGTTTGCCCTGGCCGTGAGGCAAGGAGCGATCGGCAAGAACCCCGTGACAGAGACGATGCCCGTGCCGGCGGTCAAGAATGTTGTCAAGGTCATCGCCATCAATCACATCCACCGGATGCGAGAGCTTTTCGCGGCGTACGACGAAACCCACACATCGGAACTGTCTGAGATATCGATGCTCATCATGTCCACCGGAGCGAGGACCGGCGAAGGCTTGGCGCCACGATGGGAGCAAGATGTTGCCCTGGATCGAGGGCTGTTGCGAATCTGCGGCACGCTCTCCACCGACCCGGATACCGGCAAGCTCTTCCGCCAAGATCACCCCAAATCGGAGGCTGGACAGCGCGGACTGATGCTCCCGGCAACAGCAGTTCAGATGCTCACCGAGCGTCGTATCAACGCTCACTTTGAGATGGTCTTCCCGTCAAGCACTGGGACGTACCGATGGCCGGCGAATACACGTCGGCATTGGCGCGAGGCTCTGAAAGGGTCCCCGTACGTCGGCAAGACTCCCCGGGATTTCCGCAAGGCAATTGCCACCCATCTGGACCAGACCCTGGGCATTAAGGCGGCTCAATCGCAGCTGGGGCACGAGTCCGAAGAGATCACGACGACGTACTACTTGGAGCGGGCTGAACAGGTCTCAGACTTCGCAGAAGTCATTGAGACGATGTTTCAAAGTAATGGGTAA